A window from Actinomycetospora corticicola encodes these proteins:
- a CDS encoding VOC family protein, with amino-acid sequence MTFPGLQHVAITVSDLQRSTDWYAKLFGADPVLDEDEEGGEFHHTVFALDGGMLFGLHTHQGRESKDTFDERRTGLDHVGFALPDSASLEQWGKKLDELGVQHGGIKKAHYGSGISFRDPDGIALEFFIAPGT; translated from the coding sequence ATGACGTTCCCCGGCCTGCAGCACGTCGCGATCACCGTGAGCGACCTGCAGCGATCCACCGACTGGTACGCCAAGCTCTTCGGCGCCGACCCGGTCCTCGACGAGGACGAGGAGGGCGGCGAGTTCCACCACACCGTCTTCGCCCTCGACGGCGGGATGCTGTTCGGCCTGCACACCCACCAGGGACGCGAGTCGAAGGACACCTTCGACGAGCGCCGCACCGGCCTCGACCACGTCGGGTTCGCGCTGCCCGACTCCGCCTCGCTCGAGCAGTGGGGCAAGAAGCTCGACGAACTCGGTGTGCAGCACGGCGGGATCAAGAAGGCGCACTACGGCTCCGGCATCTCGTTCCGCGACCCCGACGGCATCGCGCTCGAGTTCTTCATCGCGCCGGGCACGTAG
- a CDS encoding DUF4383 domain-containing protein — MNTADVSPGHKVVVVHRVGAVVVALVIATFGVLGFVGGLGFFDTSGSPVLGLSSNGLLSTISIVTALVLIASAARGGRLSSTVMMVVGTLFLVSAFANLAVMATPYNLLAFRLPNVFFSIGAGLVLLILGSYGRVSAKLPDDNPYRAPQPEDERSADPEASLPSRPHTRAEMRADREMAEASRAAVSGAATAEQRRRLAEIDTLRTHEDRRKRWMATEEDLDRGSAMA; from the coding sequence ATGAACACCGCCGACGTCTCACCCGGCCACAAGGTCGTCGTCGTCCACCGGGTCGGCGCGGTCGTCGTCGCCCTCGTCATCGCCACCTTCGGCGTCCTCGGGTTCGTCGGCGGCCTCGGCTTCTTCGACACGTCCGGGAGCCCGGTGCTGGGGCTCTCGTCGAACGGTCTGCTCTCGACGATCTCGATCGTGACGGCGTTGGTGCTGATCGCGTCGGCCGCACGCGGGGGCCGGCTCTCGTCGACCGTCATGATGGTGGTGGGGACGCTCTTCCTCGTCTCCGCGTTCGCGAACCTCGCGGTGATGGCCACGCCGTACAACCTGCTGGCCTTCCGGCTGCCCAACGTCTTCTTCTCCATCGGCGCCGGGCTCGTCCTGCTCATCCTCGGCAGCTACGGCCGGGTCAGCGCGAAGCTCCCGGACGACAACCCCTACCGCGCCCCGCAGCCCGAGGACGAGCGTTCCGCCGACCCGGAGGCCTCCCTGCCGTCGCGGCCGCACACGCGGGCCGAGATGCGGGCCGACCGGGAGATGGCCGAGGCGTCGCGCGCGGCGGTCAGCGGGGCCGCCACCGCCGAGCAGCGCCGTCGGCTCGCCGAGATCGACACCCTGCGCACCCACGAGGACCGGCGGAAGCGCTGGATGGCCACCGAGGAGGACCTCGACCGCGGGTCCGCCATGGCCTGA
- a CDS encoding SDR family NAD(P)-dependent oxidoreductase, with protein MTTALITGASRGIGAHAARRLAAQGVTVLAGVRNPDTTSFTEETIHPIALDVADDASVAAAVKEVEASFGALDVLVNNAGIAGSEAAPADTGPDEVRQVFETNVVGPVRVTHAFLPLLRAAQRPRLVMVSSQLGSLTLMDDGRWQNWPHLAYPSSKAALNMTAVMYAKTLPEVLVSVVNPGFTATDFNGHRGHQTLDEGTEALVAAVLDTAGPSGRSFSREGVTPW; from the coding sequence ATGACCACAGCACTCATCACCGGCGCCTCCCGGGGCATCGGCGCTCACGCCGCCCGTCGTCTCGCCGCGCAGGGCGTCACCGTCCTCGCCGGCGTCCGGAACCCGGACACCACGTCCTTCACCGAGGAGACCATCCACCCGATCGCGCTCGACGTCGCCGACGACGCCTCCGTCGCCGCCGCCGTGAAGGAGGTCGAGGCGTCCTTCGGTGCCCTCGACGTCCTCGTCAACAACGCCGGCATCGCGGGGAGCGAGGCCGCGCCCGCCGACACCGGTCCGGACGAGGTCCGCCAGGTGTTCGAGACCAACGTCGTCGGCCCGGTCCGCGTCACCCACGCCTTCCTGCCGCTGCTGCGCGCGGCGCAGCGGCCCCGGCTGGTCATGGTGTCCTCGCAGCTCGGCTCGCTGACCCTGATGGACGACGGCCGCTGGCAGAACTGGCCCCACCTGGCCTACCCGTCGTCGAAGGCGGCGCTGAACATGACCGCGGTGATGTACGCGAAGACGCTCCCCGAGGTCCTCGTCTCCGTCGTCAACCCCGGGTTCACCGCCACCGACTTCAACGGCCACCGCGGGCACCAGACCCTCGACGAGGGCACCGAGGCGCTCGTCGCCGCCGTGCTCGACACCGCGGGGCCGTCCGGTCGGTCGTTCTCCCGCGAGGGCGTCACGCCCTGGTGA
- a CDS encoding sensor histidine kinase encodes MHPMLIRLGVGLLAGTVVVVGSAAEAGVYRGVDVAFYLVPVLTLAVGAALAPLLPEAGLPAAAATFPLQALAAPHSPGVGGIALITMMVLVAHGARRLPLGRSGPGAALVAVGGASGTMLAGAPWFELVFFGATMGGAWTLGWLVRRESRRSTELARLADELATERERTTHIALVEERTRISRELHDAVAHSVSVMTLQVGVVRRRLERADDDGPEVTALRAVEDLGRRSVDELRRVVGVLRARDGSDPGPDDGPLAPAPSLHQLDDLVRRLAGVGLAVTVTVHGEPGRLAPATDTSAHRIVAEALTNVLRHAATDRAEVVLRWEGARVVVEILDRGRGPTPGGEPGHGLVHLRERALLAGGTLETGPRPDGGFRVRVVLPVLVVSEPAVLR; translated from the coding sequence ATGCACCCGATGCTGATCCGGCTCGGTGTCGGGCTCCTCGCGGGCACCGTCGTCGTGGTCGGCTCCGCGGCCGAGGCCGGGGTCTACCGGGGCGTCGACGTCGCCTTCTACCTCGTGCCGGTCCTCACGCTCGCCGTCGGTGCCGCCCTCGCCCCGCTGCTCCCGGAGGCGGGCCTGCCGGCGGCCGCGGCGACCTTCCCCCTGCAGGCGCTCGCCGCGCCGCACAGTCCCGGCGTGGGCGGGATCGCCCTCATCACGATGATGGTGCTGGTCGCGCACGGGGCCCGGCGGCTGCCGCTGGGCCGGAGCGGGCCCGGCGCGGCGCTCGTCGCCGTCGGCGGCGCGAGCGGAACGATGCTCGCCGGGGCGCCGTGGTTCGAGCTCGTGTTCTTCGGCGCCACCATGGGGGGCGCGTGGACGCTCGGCTGGCTGGTGCGCCGCGAGAGCCGACGCAGCACCGAGCTCGCCCGGCTGGCCGACGAGCTCGCGACCGAACGGGAGCGCACCACCCACATCGCCCTCGTCGAGGAGCGGACCCGGATCTCCCGCGAGCTGCACGACGCGGTGGCGCACTCGGTGTCGGTGATGACGCTGCAGGTCGGGGTGGTCCGGCGGCGCCTCGAGCGGGCCGACGACGACGGGCCGGAGGTCACCGCGCTGCGCGCCGTCGAGGACCTCGGCCGCCGTTCGGTCGACGAGCTGCGCCGCGTGGTCGGGGTGCTGCGCGCCCGCGACGGCTCCGACCCCGGTCCCGACGACGGGCCGCTCGCGCCGGCCCCGTCGCTGCACCAGCTCGACGACCTGGTCCGGCGTCTCGCGGGCGTCGGGCTCGCGGTCACCGTGACCGTGCACGGCGAGCCGGGTCGGCTCGCCCCGGCCACCGACACCTCCGCGCACCGGATCGTCGCCGAGGCGCTGACCAACGTCCTGCGGCACGCGGCCACCGACCGCGCCGAGGTCGTGCTGCGCTGGGAGGGCGCCCGGGTCGTCGTCGAGATCCTCGACCGGGGGCGCGGCCCGACGCCCGGGGGCGAGCCGGGCCACGGGCTCGTCCACCTGCGGGAACGGGCGCTGCTGGCCGGCGGCACGCTGGAGACCGGGCCCCGTCCCGACGGCGGGTTCCGGGTCCGGGTGGTCCTCCCGGTCCTGGTCGTGTCGGAGCCGGCGGTCCTGCGGTGA
- a CDS encoding winged helix-turn-helix transcriptional regulator: MAPRRDYFDGCAAAHGLDLVGERWALLVVRELMLGPKRFTDLRTGLPHASPNVLSQRLRELEDAGVLRRRRLPPPAASMVYELTDWGYELEPVLQTLGRWAARSLPQAESIGVDSLVMSMRTMFAPERAGASGATGKDADGVEQVVQFLFADQPFVATLRGGDFTIVRGEASAPDATVSGAPEAWAAVLYAGHPVASAVADGMLAISGDASAVERLLDLFPMPEPLAPVG; the protein is encoded by the coding sequence ATGGCTCCTCGGCGCGACTACTTCGACGGCTGCGCGGCCGCCCACGGTCTCGACCTCGTGGGGGAGCGGTGGGCGCTGCTCGTCGTCCGGGAACTGATGCTCGGCCCGAAGCGGTTCACCGACCTGCGGACCGGCCTGCCGCACGCGAGCCCGAACGTCCTCTCGCAGCGGCTGCGGGAACTCGAGGACGCCGGGGTGCTCCGTCGCCGCCGGCTGCCCCCGCCCGCCGCCTCCATGGTCTACGAGCTCACCGACTGGGGCTACGAGCTCGAGCCGGTGCTCCAGACCCTCGGGCGGTGGGCCGCCCGGTCGCTCCCGCAGGCCGAGTCCATCGGGGTCGACTCGCTGGTGATGTCGATGCGCACGATGTTCGCGCCGGAGCGGGCCGGGGCGAGCGGAGCGACGGGGAAGGACGCCGACGGCGTCGAGCAGGTCGTGCAGTTCCTGTTCGCCGACCAGCCCTTCGTCGCGACCCTGCGCGGTGGGGACTTCACCATCGTCCGGGGTGAGGCCTCGGCACCGGACGCGACCGTGAGCGGCGCCCCCGAGGCGTGGGCCGCGGTGCTCTACGCGGGCCACCCGGTCGCCTCCGCAGTAGCCGACGGGATGCTGGCGATCAGCGGGGACGCGTCGGCGGTGGAGCGCTTGCTGGACCTGTTCCCGATGCCCGAGCCGCTCGCGCCCGTCGGCTGA
- a CDS encoding acetaldehyde dehydrogenase (acetylating) produces MSDKVPAAIVGPGNIGTDLLAKLARTSSIEVTAMVGVVESPGLDRARAAGIPASAEGVDWLLAQDPLPRIVFEATSARAHAANAPRYEAAGIRAVDLTPAHLGPMVCPAVNMPEHLDAANVNLITCGGQATIPIVAAVSGVVDVPYAEIVASAASRSAGPGTRANIDEFTQTTARAVEEVGGAARGKAIIILNPVEPPMIMRDTVYCAIPGAVYDDATTTAIAGAVHAMVARVQEYVPGYTLRAEPQFDPPRPEWGGNGRVATFLEVRGAGDFLPEYAGNLDIMTAAATRVGELLAAELGAGVAA; encoded by the coding sequence ATGAGCGACAAGGTCCCCGCGGCCATCGTCGGCCCGGGCAACATCGGCACCGACCTGCTGGCCAAGCTGGCGCGCACGTCGTCGATCGAGGTCACCGCGATGGTCGGCGTCGTCGAGTCGCCCGGCCTCGACCGGGCGCGCGCCGCCGGCATCCCGGCCTCGGCCGAGGGCGTGGACTGGCTGCTCGCGCAGGACCCGCTCCCCCGCATCGTCTTCGAGGCCACGTCCGCGCGGGCGCACGCCGCGAACGCCCCGCGGTACGAGGCCGCCGGCATCCGTGCGGTCGACCTGACGCCCGCCCACCTCGGACCGATGGTCTGCCCCGCGGTGAACATGCCGGAGCACCTCGACGCGGCGAACGTCAACCTGATCACCTGCGGCGGCCAGGCGACGATCCCGATCGTCGCGGCGGTGTCCGGCGTCGTCGACGTGCCCTACGCCGAGATCGTCGCGTCCGCCGCGTCCCGCTCGGCCGGGCCGGGCACGCGGGCCAACATCGACGAGTTCACGCAGACCACCGCGCGGGCCGTCGAGGAGGTCGGCGGCGCCGCCCGCGGCAAGGCGATCATCATCCTCAATCCCGTCGAGCCGCCGATGATCATGCGCGACACGGTGTACTGCGCGATCCCCGGCGCGGTCTACGACGACGCGACCACCACCGCGATCGCCGGGGCGGTGCACGCCATGGTGGCGCGCGTGCAGGAGTACGTGCCGGGCTACACGCTGCGCGCCGAACCGCAGTTCGACCCGCCACGGCCGGAGTGGGGCGGCAACGGCCGGGTCGCGACCTTCCTCGAGGTCCGCGGCGCGGGCGACTTCCTGCCCGAGTACGCCGGGAACCTCGACATCATGACGGCGGCGGCCACCCGCGTCGGCGAGCTGCTCGCGGCCGAGCTGGGCGCGGGGGTGGCGGCATGA
- a CDS encoding enoyl-CoA hydratase, with protein MAAPVTQEQDTVRVEVDDATARVVLTAARRRNPLSVATMRALTAGLREVSATEGVRVIVIAAEGPAFSAGHDLSEMVDRTLAEEREVFAVCTEMMRAVHDVPQPVIAAVQGMAVAAGCQLVATADLAIAADHAVFGTPGVKIGLFCSTPMVAVSRAIGRKRAMQLLLTGRTIDAATAVEWGLINEAVPADALEARVAELAQQVADASGATLRIGKEAFYRQIDLSEDEAYAEMSEVMATNAMTCDAQEGMSAFLEKRQPVWQHR; from the coding sequence ATGGCCGCCCCCGTGACGCAGGAGCAGGACACCGTGCGCGTGGAGGTCGACGACGCCACCGCCCGCGTCGTGCTGACCGCCGCCCGTCGCCGCAACCCGCTGTCGGTGGCCACGATGCGCGCTCTCACGGCGGGGCTGCGGGAGGTCTCGGCCACCGAGGGCGTGCGCGTCATCGTGATCGCCGCCGAGGGCCCGGCGTTCTCCGCCGGCCACGACCTCTCCGAGATGGTCGACCGCACCCTCGCCGAGGAGCGCGAGGTGTTCGCGGTGTGCACCGAGATGATGCGCGCGGTGCACGACGTCCCCCAGCCGGTCATCGCGGCCGTGCAGGGGATGGCCGTCGCGGCGGGCTGCCAGCTCGTCGCCACCGCCGACCTCGCGATCGCCGCCGACCACGCCGTGTTCGGGACGCCGGGGGTGAAGATCGGGCTGTTCTGCTCGACCCCCATGGTCGCCGTCAGCCGCGCCATCGGCCGCAAGCGCGCGATGCAGCTGCTGCTGACCGGACGCACGATCGACGCCGCGACCGCGGTCGAGTGGGGCCTGATCAACGAGGCCGTGCCCGCCGACGCGCTCGAGGCGCGGGTCGCCGAGCTCGCGCAGCAGGTCGCCGACGCCAGCGGGGCGACGCTGCGCATCGGCAAGGAGGCGTTCTACCGCCAGATCGACCTCTCCGAGGACGAGGCGTACGCCGAGATGAGCGAGGTCATGGCGACCAACGCCATGACCTGTGATGCCCAGGAGGGCATGTCGGCCTTCCTGGAGAAGCGCCAGCCCGTCTGGCAGCACCGGTAG
- a CDS encoding response regulator: protein MTTGVVVADDEALVRMGLRMLLDAEDDLAVLAEVADGRAAVEAARRTAADVVVMDVRMPGLDGIAAARALAAAGSRARVLVLTTFDDHATVDAALRAGVAGFLLKTAPPEQLLDAVRRVAAGQGALDPDVVPGVVAAYGRTAAAPARPAALDTLTPRESEVLALVARGLANAEVAARLHLGETTVKTHLGRILDKLAMPDRLRLIAWAWEHGVVTS from the coding sequence GTGACCACCGGGGTGGTGGTCGCCGACGACGAGGCGCTCGTGCGGATGGGGCTGCGGATGCTGCTCGACGCCGAGGACGACCTGGCCGTGCTCGCGGAGGTGGCGGACGGGCGGGCGGCGGTGGAGGCGGCCCGCCGGACCGCGGCGGACGTGGTGGTGATGGACGTGCGGATGCCCGGGCTCGACGGGATCGCCGCCGCCCGGGCGCTCGCGGCGGCGGGGAGCCGGGCGCGGGTCCTCGTGCTGACCACGTTCGACGACCACGCCACCGTCGACGCCGCGCTGCGCGCCGGGGTGGCCGGCTTCCTGCTGAAGACCGCCCCGCCCGAACAGCTGCTCGACGCCGTGCGACGCGTCGCGGCCGGGCAGGGGGCGCTCGACCCCGACGTCGTCCCCGGGGTCGTGGCCGCCTACGGACGGACCGCGGCGGCGCCCGCCCGCCCCGCCGCGCTCGACACGTTGACGCCCCGGGAGTCCGAGGTCCTCGCGCTGGTGGCCCGCGGACTGGCGAACGCCGAGGTCGCGGCGCGGCTGCACCTGGGGGAGACGACGGTGAAGACGCACCTGGGCCGCATCCTGGACAAGCTGGCGATGCCCGACCGGCTGCGCCTGATCGCCTGGGCGTGGGAGCACGGGGTCGTGACGTCCTGA
- the dmpG gene encoding 4-hydroxy-2-oxovalerate aldolase produces MSRPVITHDVRITDTTLRDGSHAQAHQFTEPQVRDTVRALDRAGVEVIEVSHGDGIGGSSFNYGFSHTDELRLIAAAREEARSARIAVLLVPGIGTVDDLRRAHDAGAEVVRVATHCTEADVSPQHFGVARDLGMETVGFLMMAHRTSPEDLAKQARIMVDAGCQCPYVTDSAGALLMHEARARFEALVAEVGDEAWVGYHGHQNLSFGVANSVIAAECGVKEIDGSLCALGAGSGNSPTEVLAAVFDRLGVSTGLDVMALLDAAEDVVRPYLHRWPKMDRNAIVQGWAGVYSSFLLHAEHASERYKVPTHEILRRCGELGLVGGQEDMIIDVALELARAREEG; encoded by the coding sequence ATGAGCCGGCCGGTCATCACCCACGACGTCCGCATCACCGACACCACCCTGCGCGACGGCTCGCACGCGCAGGCCCACCAGTTCACCGAGCCGCAGGTCCGCGACACCGTCCGGGCGCTGGACCGGGCCGGGGTGGAGGTCATCGAGGTCTCGCACGGCGACGGCATCGGCGGGTCGAGCTTCAACTACGGGTTCTCGCACACCGACGAGCTGCGCCTCATCGCCGCCGCCCGCGAGGAGGCCCGCTCCGCCCGGATCGCGGTGCTGCTCGTGCCCGGCATCGGCACCGTCGACGACCTGCGCCGCGCCCATGACGCCGGCGCCGAGGTGGTGCGGGTGGCCACCCACTGCACCGAGGCCGACGTCAGCCCGCAGCACTTCGGGGTCGCCCGGGACCTGGGGATGGAGACGGTCGGGTTCCTCATGATGGCGCACCGGACGTCGCCGGAGGACCTCGCGAAGCAGGCCCGGATCATGGTCGACGCGGGGTGCCAGTGCCCCTACGTCACCGACTCCGCGGGCGCCCTGCTGATGCACGAGGCCCGCGCGCGGTTCGAGGCCCTCGTCGCGGAGGTCGGCGACGAGGCGTGGGTCGGGTACCACGGGCACCAGAACCTCTCGTTCGGCGTCGCGAACTCCGTGATCGCCGCCGAGTGCGGGGTGAAGGAGATCGACGGGTCGCTGTGCGCGCTGGGCGCCGGGTCGGGCAACTCACCGACCGAGGTGCTCGCCGCGGTGTTCGACCGGCTCGGCGTGAGCACCGGGCTCGACGTGATGGCGCTGCTCGACGCGGCGGAGGACGTCGTGCGCCCCTACCTGCACCGCTGGCCGAAGATGGACCGCAACGCGATCGTCCAGGGCTGGGCCGGTGTGTACTCGTCGTTCCTGCTGCACGCCGAGCACGCGTCGGAGCGCTACAAGGTGCCCACCCACGAGATCCTGCGCCGCTGCGGCGAGCTCGGGCTCGTCGGCGGCCAGGAGGACATGAT
- a CDS encoding twin-arginine translocation pathway signal, whose amino-acid sequence MRPHPAAITVFVAVVWVVGVLLATSSLHGTGARDVGVRASGPEGPSVAELAAGTCAPTVTNPGGTNNYVPKAPWANPLGSGFTVTGTVRDEACRPVPGVRIQVWAQTATASEQRNRTSVRTDDQGRYRVDTDPLVAQFGEPNVHVGYDDPGPWRRVFLRNVTRDGDTGAQVDLVLSP is encoded by the coding sequence GTGAGGCCCCACCCCGCCGCGATCACGGTGTTCGTCGCCGTGGTGTGGGTCGTCGGCGTGCTCCTCGCGACCAGCTCGCTGCACGGCACGGGCGCCCGCGACGTGGGCGTCCGCGCCAGTGGCCCGGAGGGCCCGTCGGTCGCCGAGCTCGCCGCCGGGACCTGTGCGCCGACGGTGACCAACCCCGGCGGCACCAACAACTACGTGCCGAAGGCGCCCTGGGCGAACCCCCTCGGGTCCGGCTTCACCGTCACCGGCACCGTCCGCGACGAGGCCTGCCGTCCCGTCCCCGGGGTCCGCATCCAGGTCTGGGCGCAGACCGCGACGGCGAGCGAGCAGCGCAACCGCACATCGGTACGCACCGACGACCAGGGCCGCTACCGGGTCGACACCGACCCCCTCGTCGCGCAGTTCGGGGAGCCCAACGTGCACGTGGGCTACGACGACCCGGGGCCCTGGCGGCGGGTGTTCCTGCGGAACGTCACGCGCGACGGGGACACCGGCGCGCAGGTCGACCTGGTGCTCTCGCCGTGA
- a CDS encoding enoyl-CoA hydratase/isomerase family protein, producing the protein MTSAAEPPVLVETDDQEAVTTVRLNRPDNRNALTLELKVALRDALEAVADDPSVRAVVLASSGKAFCVGQDLREHAEALRSGEDGAIGADALSTVPEHYNRIAMALGSMRKPVVCAINGTAVGAGLGFALACDLRVATAGTKFATAFAGIGFGGDSGLSGTLAHCVGSSRATELLLLGDTFTAEQARDWGIVREVAETPEATDAAALALARRLAAGPTLAFAEIKAAVAMGTVSSLREVLEHEAAAQARLGATEDHRNAVDAFVAKEKPVFRGA; encoded by the coding sequence ATGACCAGCGCCGCCGAGCCGCCCGTCCTCGTCGAGACCGACGACCAGGAGGCGGTGACCACCGTCCGGCTCAACCGCCCGGACAACCGCAACGCGCTGACCCTCGAGCTGAAGGTCGCCCTGCGCGACGCGCTGGAGGCCGTGGCCGACGACCCGTCGGTGCGCGCGGTGGTGCTCGCCTCCTCCGGCAAGGCGTTCTGCGTGGGCCAGGACCTGCGGGAGCACGCGGAGGCGCTGCGCTCCGGCGAGGACGGGGCGATCGGGGCCGACGCCCTCTCCACCGTCCCCGAGCACTACAACCGCATCGCGATGGCGCTGGGCTCCATGCGCAAGCCCGTCGTCTGCGCGATCAACGGCACGGCGGTCGGGGCCGGGCTCGGCTTCGCGCTCGCCTGCGACCTGCGGGTGGCGACGGCGGGGACGAAGTTCGCGACGGCGTTCGCGGGCATCGGCTTCGGCGGGGACTCCGGGCTCTCCGGGACCCTCGCGCATTGCGTGGGCTCCTCGCGGGCGACCGAGCTTCTCCTGCTCGGCGACACCTTCACCGCGGAGCAGGCCCGGGACTGGGGGATCGTCCGGGAGGTCGCGGAGACCCCCGAGGCGACCGACGCGGCCGCCCTCGCGCTGGCCCGTCGGCTCGCCGCGGGCCCGACGCTCGCCTTCGCCGAGATCAAGGCGGCCGTCGCGATGGGCACCGTGTCGTCGCTGCGCGAGGTCCTGGAGCACGAGGCGGCGGCGCAGGCCCGGCTGGGGGCCACCGAGGACCACCGCAACGCGGTCGACGCCTTCGTCGCGAAGGAGAAGCCCGTCTTCCGAGGTGCCTAG
- a CDS encoding helix-turn-helix transcriptional regulator, with amino-acid sequence MSDTGELAAALRQWRERLTPADVGLPAGPRRRTPGLRREEVAQLAGVSVDYVVRLEQDRGPHPSESVLGALSRALRLTPAETTHLFTLAGVPLPGPERVRDTVRPSVLRLLDRMHDLPAMLIGAREDVLAWNPLLAALWGDVSAVPRERRNLLWLQFAGEVRLATDEQGDDSRLELSAVARARAALARYPQDRRLRGIVDELYRTHPRFAELWDARPVEHDRVARKRYDVPGIGPIVLDCDVLEVPRDDQRLIVYSAAPGTEDAEKLDLLRVVGLEVLR; translated from the coding sequence GTGAGCGACACCGGAGAACTCGCCGCGGCGCTGCGCCAGTGGCGTGAGCGCCTCACCCCGGCCGACGTGGGCCTGCCCGCGGGCCCGCGGCGGCGCACCCCGGGGCTGCGGCGCGAGGAGGTCGCGCAGCTGGCCGGGGTGTCGGTCGACTACGTCGTCCGGCTCGAGCAGGACCGCGGGCCGCACCCGTCGGAGTCCGTGCTCGGAGCACTCTCCCGCGCGCTCCGGCTGACCCCGGCCGAGACCACCCACCTCTTCACGCTGGCGGGTGTCCCGCTGCCGGGGCCCGAGCGGGTCCGTGACACCGTCCGCCCGTCGGTGCTGCGCCTGCTCGACCGGATGCACGACCTGCCGGCGATGCTCATCGGCGCCCGCGAGGACGTCCTCGCCTGGAACCCGCTGCTCGCCGCCCTGTGGGGCGACGTGTCGGCGGTCCCGCGGGAGCGCCGCAACCTGCTGTGGCTGCAGTTCGCGGGCGAGGTCCGCCTCGCCACCGACGAGCAGGGTGACGACTCCCGGCTGGAGCTCTCGGCGGTCGCGCGGGCCCGGGCCGCGTTGGCCCGCTATCCGCAGGACCGTCGGCTGCGCGGGATCGTCGACGAGCTGTACCGCACTCACCCGCGCTTCGCCGAGCTGTGGGACGCGCGCCCGGTCGAGCACGACCGGGTCGCCCGCAAGCGCTACGACGTCCCGGGGATCGGTCCGATCGTCCTCGACTGCGACGTGCTCGAGGTCCCCCGGGACGACCAGCGCCTGATCGTCTACTCGGCGGCCCCGGGGACCGAGGACGCCGAGAAGCTCGACCTGCTGCGGGTGGTCGGCCTGGAGGTGCTCCGCTAG